GGAAACGTGTACGCAGGCACAAAGTTGCTGTTGGCTGATTAAACGTCGATGTGCACGATTCAAATGAAACACCAGTGCTTGCTTGATCAGTGATACATCCGTTAGCGGGGATGCAAAACTGCGTGAAGCTAAAATGCGTTTTGCGGGTAAAGCGGGATCATCGAGACCAATACAGGATTGACCTTTTAGTTCACGAATGGTGCGAGCAATGAGGACAGAAAATTGCTTGGCAAGATGATGTTCATTGGCAAAAGTTAAGTCAAAGCAGTTGCGAATTTCATAAGCTTTCAGTTGTTTGCTGATTTGACGTCCAATTCCCCAAACTTCAGCAACATCGGTTTCCAAAAGCAACGCTTCAAAACTACAAGGGTCTAAAGCCAAAATGGAACAGACCCCCTCAAACGCATAACGCTTTTTGGCAAAATGATTGGCAAGCTTGGCTTGGGTTTTACTGTAACCAATACCAATACTACAAGGAAGTCCTAACCATTTTTGAATTTGGTCCAATAATTCTCTGCAATAGGTCTCTAAATCGAGAATAGGTTGATAAGCAGTGAGACGAATAAAGCATTCGTCAATCGAATAAGGTTCTAAATCATTCTCTTGATCAAAATGTTGCGCTAAAATTTCAAAAAAACGCCGAGACATATCGCCATATAAGGCATAGTTACTTGAAAATACTCTAACCCCAGCGGCTAATGCTTGGTGTTGCATTTCATACCACGGCACCGCCATACCAATACCCAATGCTTTGGCTTCATTGCTTCTCGAGACCACGCAACCATCATTGTTACTCAGTACAACCACAGGCTGACCAAGCAAACTCGGGTCAAATATACGTTCACAACTGACATAGCAGTTATTGATATCAATTAAGGCATAAATTTCTTCTTCAAAAACTTGCATGGTGATGACCTATTTTAATTTTTTTAAAATACAGGTCACCACACCCCAAATGATGATTTGTTCTTCACTACGTGGGTAAATATCGGGATAATCTGGGTTTTCTGCTTTGAGCCAAATTCGTTCTTGGTCTACGATTTTTTCTTTCATTAATCGTTTTACGGTAAATTCATTGTTAATCAGTGCTAGAACAATATCGCCGTGATCGGCTTCTAAGCTACGATCAATCAGGATTTGATCACCCACCTCAATTCCCGCATTTTTCATAGAAAGTGAATTGACTCGAAGTACGAAGGTCGCAACAGGGTTTTGTACCAAATATTGGTTTAAATCGATATGCTTTTCCGTGTAATCCTGAGCAGGAGAAGGAAAACCTGCAGCGACTGATTCCAAAGGATAAGGAATGCTGAGCTGAGTTTTAAAATGAATCGGTTGGAGTTCTATATGCGGAAAACGATCATCGGCAGGTTTGGGTTTTAACCATGCTTTAATTTCAATGACTTTGGATTCAGGTACACGCATCACCACAGTTTTTTCTTTAAAGGTTAATTTTCGCCCTGAATTCAAACGAGCACCGCCATGTCCAAAGGTTTTTTCGGGAAAATGATCATCATGCATAAAAGATATTAGCTCCATCTTGAATTTGTAACATTTTCAAGATAGCAAAACAGCACGATTTTAAAAAGATTCTTTCGTCGGATTGATTGTGTCGCAGAGATCAAGCGCATAAAATTAAGACTAAATTTTAAAAATGTTACGGAATCCTCTATGTTGCAAGATTTTATTGAAGAGCAAAAATTGGTATGTGAAGAATTTGATTCTGCATATATCAAAGTTAAAGAGGATGATGTGGTTGCCGTCGCTAAACATACGCTTGATCAAGAGCCGATTGTGGGTTTACGTAAGAAGCCTGATCCAGAAGATCAAATTTGTTGGTTTATTTATGGCGGAGAGTTAGGTGAGGGCGAGGATTTCTTTGAAACCATGACCGTGAAAGAACTTGAGGAAATTTTGCCTGAAGCGATTCCGTACTTATCTTTAGAAACGGGCTTTCGCTTTATGATCGATCGTGATGATTATGAAGATGTATGGAAAGCTGAACCTGAGTTATTTTAATTGAATTGTTCAATTTGAATTCATTAAAGGTGACGAGTAGATCAAGATGTCGAGAAAAATACTGTATATGAGTTTAATCAGCCTCTTGATCTATACGCAGGCTACGGCTGCAACGACCAATACTGTTCCGTATTTATCCGAACATGAATTGCACCAGAAGTTACAAGGCTATATAGACCGTGTAAATCAAACCAAAGCTGTTTTGGATGATGCTGTTATTGAGCCGTCTGTAAAGGAACAGCAACAGGCATTATGTCAGCGGATTGATGCTTATCAAAATATTGTAAAGCTGTCTAATGAGTACCCTGAGTTTGAAAGCGCAAGCGTCATGAAAATTGCGGCACTGCATTATTTAAAGCGACAAAAAGAGAGTTTTGATACTTCAGGTCTCAATCAGAAAGCTTTTTGCTTGGCTGATCATCAGTAATACTTAGCAAGACAATACAAAATGATGAAAATAATAGCTGTTGGTTAACATCTAAAATATAAGTTTTTGTTTACAGATTTTCTACAGCATTCAAATATTAAGCACTACTTCAAAATATTAAGTTTTGATAATCTAGATCACAATTAAAAATAAACAAATCATGCTGAATAAAAATGATGCAATCAAACATATTTTCGGCATTAGAACAACTTGGTTTAACAGCACAAAAACGTGCCATTCATATACAGTTTTCTAATG
The sequence above is drawn from the Acinetobacter lanii genome and encodes:
- a CDS encoding Y-family DNA polymerase; amino-acid sequence: MQVFEEEIYALIDINNCYVSCERIFDPSLLGQPVVVLSNNDGCVVSRSNEAKALGIGMAVPWYEMQHQALAAGVRVFSSNYALYGDMSRRFFEILAQHFDQENDLEPYSIDECFIRLTAYQPILDLETYCRELLDQIQKWLGLPCSIGIGYSKTQAKLANHFAKKRYAFEGVCSILALDPCSFEALLLETDVAEVWGIGRQISKQLKAYEIRNCFDLTFANEHHLAKQFSVLIARTIRELKGQSCIGLDDPALPAKRILASRSFASPLTDVSLIKQALVFHLNRAHRRLISQQQLCACVHVSLYEKIHFPPYKKAASHALGLDYATDDLLILTQAAQEQINVLFKENTKYVKVGVMFSALHPKQQHIDDLWQPLALIEQRNQLMRTLSKMKNRYGADCIQVGYHSLHQQWQMKQQHRSPRYTTCWNEILLIDDSHMAVTQIK
- a CDS encoding LexA family protein; translated protein: MHDDHFPEKTFGHGGARLNSGRKLTFKEKTVVMRVPESKVIEIKAWLKPKPADDRFPHIELQPIHFKTQLSIPYPLESVAAGFPSPAQDYTEKHIDLNQYLVQNPVATFVLRVNSLSMKNAGIEVGDQILIDRSLEADHGDIVLALINNEFTVKRLMKEKIVDQERIWLKAENPDYPDIYPRSEEQIIIWGVVTCILKKLK
- a CDS encoding immunity protein Imm33 domain-containing protein, which translates into the protein MLQDFIEEQKLVCEEFDSAYIKVKEDDVVAVAKHTLDQEPIVGLRKKPDPEDQICWFIYGGELGEGEDFFETMTVKELEEILPEAIPYLSLETGFRFMIDRDDYEDVWKAEPELF